In Labrus bergylta chromosome 6, fLabBer1.1, whole genome shotgun sequence, the following proteins share a genomic window:
- the rfc4 gene encoding replication factor C subunit 4, which yields MQAFLKGATIQSTRPQKDKAAAGPSTEKRAKAVPWVEKYRPKCVDEVAFQEEVVAVLKKSLEGADLPNLLFYGPPGTGKTSTILAAARELYGPELYRQRVLELNASDERGIQVVREKVKNFAQLTVAGSRTDGKPCPPFKIIILDEADSMTAPAQAALRRTMEKESRTTRFCLICNYISRIIEPLTSRCSKFRFKPLANQIQEQRLLEICGKENLKYTKESIAALVKVSEGDLRKAITFLQSAARLNTDKEITERCIIEIAGVVPDKMIDNLLQICFKGTFEKLEIAVKDIVDEGYAATQILTQLHESVIERDLSDKQKSAITEKMAVVGKCLSDGADEYLQILSLCSVMMQQASQNN from the exons ATGCAGGCGTTTCTGAAAGGAGCAACTATCCAGTCGACCAGACCTCAGAAAGACAAGGCAGCAGCTGGACCCAGCACAGAGAAGAGAGCTAAGGCGGTTCCATGGGTGGAAAAATA CAGGCCTAAGTGTGTGGATGAGGTGGCCTTTCAGGAGGAGGTGGTAGCCGTGCTGAAGAAGTCTCTGGAAGGAGCAGAT CTTCCCAACCTGCTCTTCTACGGACCGCCTGGAACAGGAAAAACGTCCACCATCTTAGCTGCTGCAAGAGAACTTTATGG TCCAGAGCTGTACAGGCAGAGGGTGCTGGAGCTCAATGCGTCGGATGAACGTGGTATCCAGGTCGTCAGAGAGAAGGTCAAGAACTTTGCTCAGCTCACTGTGGCTGGCTCTCGCACAGA TGGGAAGCCATGTCCTCCTTTTAAGATCATCATCCTGGATGAGGCGGACTCGATGACGGCTCCGGCTCAGGCTGCTCTCAGGCGAACGATGGAAAAGGAGTCCAGAACGACCCGCTTCTGCCTCATCTGTAACTACATTAGCAG gaTTATAGAGCCTCTGACCTCCAGATGTTCAAAGTTTCGCTTCAAACCTCTGGCCAATCAGATCCAAGAACAACGCTTGCTGGAGATCTGTGGGAAGGAGAACCTGAAATACACCAAAGAG AGTATCGCAGCTTTGGTGAAGGTGTCAGAGGGAGACCTGCGCAAAGCCATCACCTTCCTCCAGAGTGCTGCACGCCTCAATACGGACAAGGAGATCACAGAGCGCTGCATTATTGAAATAGCCGGG GTCGTTCCTGACAAGATGATTGACAACCTGCTCCAGATCTGCTTCAAAGGAACGTTTGAGAAACTTGAGATCGCGGTCAAG GACATTGTGGATGAAGGTTATGCAGCCACACAGATCCTGACTCAGCTCCATGAGTCCGTCATCGAGCGAGACCTGAGCGACAAGCAGAAGTCGGCCATCACAGAGAAGATGGCG GTGGTTGGTAAGTGCCTGTCGGATGGTGCAGATGAGTACCTGCAGATATTGAGTTTGTGTTCAGTCATGATGCAGCAGGCGTCCCAGAACAACTGA